A stretch of Paludisphaera borealis DNA encodes these proteins:
- a CDS encoding TIGR03067 domain-containing protein, whose translation MTLTKWMKHSLLAAVFTALATSAGLSGATASADEATLSPALKAVQGVWVSGDDATVDAKWTVENDKITASVNGVDYIGKLKLDKDAKPHPAWTIELTDGPGEAKGKEAKGVYKLDGEKLVVNISVPGGDRPKDFDPAEDAVYLFELKKEKKG comes from the coding sequence ATGACGCTGACAAAGTGGATGAAGCACTCTCTGCTCGCCGCGGTCTTCACGGCTCTGGCGACGTCCGCCGGCCTTTCGGGCGCGACCGCCTCGGCCGACGAAGCGACGCTGTCTCCCGCCCTCAAGGCGGTTCAAGGCGTCTGGGTGTCGGGCGACGACGCCACGGTCGACGCCAAGTGGACCGTCGAGAACGACAAGATCACGGCGTCCGTCAACGGCGTGGACTACATCGGCAAGCTCAAGCTCGACAAAGACGCCAAGCCGCACCCGGCCTGGACGATCGAACTCACGGACGGCCCCGGCGAGGCCAAGGGTAAGGAAGCCAAGGGCGTCTACAAGCTCGACGGCGAGAAGCTCGTCGTCAACATCTCCGTCCCCGGCGGCGACCGCCCCAAGGACTTCGACCCCGCCGAAGACGCGGTCTACCTGTTCGAGCTGAAGAAGGAAAAGAAGGGCTGA
- a CDS encoding tetratricopeptide repeat protein has translation MTTRRLAPLHFARPRVLLLAALALLGAPREMFAQQVEGTSLVGKKVITRKGTVLKVDDKVVYDEGRGERLKLGLDQRKPHTYKVRKAREGEVWLSTGDVTAQGWTPISNIILLDEAIAYIDEATREKPESPEACFDRALIWQALGKTDKALDQCNAAIRLIPRDDRKFAYLFRGLLRAEEGRYEDAVEDCTEAIQLDPRYVEAYVNRGAIRIRSGSYDNALEDFNKAIEIDPRSARAYYNRGVVWTKRKEYDLAFADYDQAVQLDPAYALARCGRGGAWARRGEYDRALPDLDEAIRLDPDLANAYKYRGVIWYDKQKFSKAADDFGKAIELDPSRADFFTWRSSAWFGMNEYGKAVEDGTRAIQINPNDASMYYGRATIWNLLGEHGKAIADLTRAIEINPDLKSSRLCRGITRIAMDDLAAAAGDFGHVIGDDPGSPSAFYYRAVAAFEQGYFDLAIEDVDKAMAFGRSHAATYRLRGDAWYAKWDYEKAIANLDYAAGQDPLDHEALDGLAWILATATDERVRDGGRAVESATRACQLTDWKTPEHLATLAASFAEVRDFENAVKRQQAAIDLTEDPPTQELRRERLALYAAKQPFHVDPGPRGARDVMSPGERRASLTAFVNRAILSEHDRARREAASSEIIRRADRENTATKAPWVDRAAALFKP, from the coding sequence ATGACGACGCGACGACTCGCCCCACTCCACTTCGCCCGACCGAGGGTGCTCCTACTCGCCGCACTGGCGCTGCTCGGCGCGCCCCGGGAGATGTTCGCCCAGCAAGTCGAAGGGACGTCCCTGGTGGGAAAGAAGGTCATCACCAGGAAGGGCACCGTCCTGAAGGTCGATGACAAGGTCGTGTACGACGAGGGGCGGGGCGAGCGATTGAAGCTGGGGCTCGACCAGAGGAAGCCCCATACTTACAAGGTGAGAAAGGCGCGCGAGGGCGAGGTCTGGCTTTCTACGGGCGACGTGACCGCCCAAGGCTGGACGCCGATCTCCAACATCATTCTCCTCGACGAGGCCATCGCGTATATCGATGAAGCGACCCGCGAAAAGCCCGAAAGCCCTGAGGCTTGTTTCGATCGAGCTCTCATCTGGCAAGCGCTGGGCAAGACCGACAAGGCGCTCGATCAATGCAATGCGGCGATTCGACTCATCCCACGCGACGATCGCAAGTTCGCTTACCTCTTTCGCGGCCTACTCCGGGCAGAGGAAGGGCGCTATGAGGACGCCGTCGAGGACTGCACCGAGGCCATCCAGCTCGATCCTCGATACGTCGAGGCGTACGTGAATCGCGGTGCCATCCGGATTCGCTCGGGCAGCTACGATAACGCCCTCGAAGACTTCAACAAGGCGATAGAGATCGACCCGAGATCCGCCCGCGCCTACTACAATCGAGGCGTCGTCTGGACGAAGCGGAAGGAGTACGACCTAGCGTTCGCGGACTACGATCAAGCCGTGCAACTCGACCCCGCCTATGCGCTCGCCCGTTGCGGTCGGGGAGGCGCCTGGGCGAGAAGGGGGGAATACGACCGCGCCCTCCCGGATCTGGACGAGGCGATCCGGCTCGATCCCGATCTCGCGAATGCCTATAAGTACCGCGGTGTGATCTGGTACGACAAACAGAAATTCAGCAAGGCGGCAGACGACTTCGGAAAGGCCATCGAGCTTGATCCGAGTCGGGCCGACTTCTTCACCTGGCGCTCCTCCGCGTGGTTTGGAATGAATGAGTATGGGAAGGCTGTCGAGGACGGTACCCGAGCGATCCAGATCAACCCGAACGACGCCAGCATGTATTACGGCCGAGCGACGATCTGGAACCTCCTCGGAGAACACGGCAAAGCGATCGCCGACCTGACTCGGGCAATCGAGATCAATCCCGACCTCAAGAGCTCTCGCCTCTGCCGCGGGATCACCCGGATCGCCATGGATGACCTCGCGGCGGCCGCAGGCGATTTCGGCCACGTGATCGGAGACGATCCGGGCAGTCCCTCGGCGTTCTACTACCGCGCGGTCGCCGCATTCGAGCAGGGGTACTTCGACCTGGCGATCGAGGACGTGGACAAGGCGATGGCCTTCGGACGGTCGCACGCCGCAACCTACCGCCTCCGAGGCGATGCGTGGTACGCCAAGTGGGATTACGAGAAGGCGATCGCGAATCTCGACTACGCCGCCGGCCAGGACCCTCTCGACCACGAGGCGCTCGACGGCCTCGCCTGGATCCTGGCCACGGCGACGGATGAGCGAGTCCGAGACGGCGGACGGGCCGTGGAATCGGCGACGCGCGCCTGCCAGCTCACCGATTGGAAGACCCCCGAACACCTGGCCACACTGGCCGCCTCGTTCGCCGAAGTCCGCGACTTCGAGAACGCCGTGAAACGCCAGCAAGCGGCGATCGACTTGACCGAGGATCCACCAACCCAAGAACTACGCCGCGAGCGACTGGCCCTCTACGCCGCCAAACAGCCGTTCCACGTGGACCCCGGCCCCCGCGGCGCCCGCGACGTGATGAGCCCGGGCGAACGCCGAGCCTCGCTCACCGCCTTCGTGAACAGAGCCATCCTGAGCGAACACGATCGAGCGAGGCGCGAGGCAGCCTCGAGCGAGATCATCCGCCGGGCTGATCGCGAAAACACCGCGACCAAAGCCCCGTGGGTCGATCGCGCAGCAGCCCTGTTCAAGCCTTGA
- a CDS encoding tetratricopeptide repeat protein, translating to MVYRWRIRAGNERRRRRTKPSTRFQSASLLAWLTLASALGAGPPGATAPPKADGDWLGQRVVIEPGTILQDGRAAASDTTFRFFKVVHARAFQVWLVSESRRSEGWAPISRVIAADRAEAHFTAKILAAPNDAWNRIWRASIRYDKKEYDQALEDCDQAIRIDPTSAIAYTIRGDVKLSKDAKNVDAAMEDYNHALRLDPLYGFAYRRRGEAWNLKKEYDKAIADFDQAIHFNPDDSYAYSGRGHVWNLKKEYDKAIADYSGALILNPNDGFHHICRGGAHQDKGDVEKAFEDYDQAIRINPQDAFAYRVRGLLRLLQKDYDRAVEDYTQAIRIEPRDATLFSSRGLTRKRAGDYDKALEDYDAAIKLAPRDATLYSDRGDVWSEKKHYDKALDDYNAAIQIDPRDATFYCERGHVWRETENDDKALDDFAQAIRIAPDDKFAYLSRAVIWKQKGEHDAALADLKQVIRIDPSDAFAYGLRGRVQSSRGRYEEALADLAAAVKIEPQERYSLNAEAWIWAAAPEPKVRDGRRAVEAASRLCAITGWNDPDDLEILAASYAESADFPAAVKWQRRAIEIAPKDDPGDDLRQHRLKLYDAGKAYRTAPEQEFLPPPEHVAIFTATTHPPNQA from the coding sequence ATGGTCTACCGTTGGAGAATCCGCGCGGGGAACGAGCGGCGTCGCCGTCGCACCAAGCCATCGACGAGGTTTCAATCCGCCTCGCTGCTCGCCTGGCTGACACTCGCTTCGGCCCTCGGCGCCGGCCCTCCCGGCGCGACCGCCCCGCCGAAGGCCGACGGCGACTGGCTGGGCCAGCGGGTGGTCATCGAGCCGGGAACCATCCTCCAGGACGGCCGAGCCGCCGCCAGCGACACGACGTTCCGGTTCTTCAAGGTCGTCCATGCGCGCGCCTTCCAGGTCTGGCTCGTCTCCGAAAGCCGGAGGTCCGAGGGCTGGGCGCCGATTTCCCGCGTCATCGCCGCCGACCGCGCCGAAGCACACTTCACAGCCAAGATCCTGGCCGCCCCGAATGATGCCTGGAACCGGATCTGGCGCGCCAGCATTCGGTACGACAAAAAGGAATACGATCAAGCCCTCGAAGACTGCGATCAGGCGATCCGCATCGATCCCACCTCGGCGATCGCTTACACAATTCGGGGCGACGTCAAGCTGTCGAAGGACGCCAAGAACGTCGACGCGGCGATGGAAGACTACAATCACGCGCTGCGACTGGATCCGCTCTATGGCTTCGCGTACCGCCGCCGGGGCGAGGCCTGGAATCTCAAGAAAGAATACGACAAGGCGATCGCCGATTTCGACCAGGCGATCCACTTCAACCCCGACGACTCCTATGCCTACAGCGGTCGCGGGCACGTCTGGAATCTCAAGAAAGAATACGACAAGGCGATCGCCGACTACAGCGGGGCCCTCATCCTCAACCCAAACGATGGCTTTCATCACATCTGCCGGGGCGGTGCGCATCAAGACAAAGGAGATGTTGAGAAAGCGTTCGAAGATTACGATCAGGCCATCCGAATCAATCCGCAGGATGCATTCGCCTATCGGGTTCGCGGTCTGTTGCGACTGCTCCAGAAAGACTATGACAGAGCCGTTGAGGACTATACGCAGGCGATCCGAATCGAGCCGCGCGACGCAACACTCTTCAGCAGCCGCGGCTTGACAAGGAAGCGGGCCGGAGACTACGACAAGGCGCTCGAAGACTACGACGCGGCGATCAAACTCGCCCCCCGCGATGCGACTCTGTACAGCGACCGTGGCGACGTTTGGAGCGAGAAGAAACATTACGACAAGGCGCTCGACGACTACAACGCGGCGATCCAAATCGATCCGCGCGACGCAACCTTCTACTGTGAACGAGGCCACGTCTGGCGGGAGACGGAGAATGACGACAAGGCGCTCGACGACTTCGCCCAGGCCATACGAATCGCCCCTGACGACAAGTTCGCTTATTTGTCCCGCGCTGTGATCTGGAAACAAAAGGGTGAGCACGACGCCGCCCTTGCCGACCTCAAGCAGGTGATTCGCATCGACCCGAGCGACGCCTTCGCGTACGGCCTCCGCGGACGCGTGCAGAGCTCTCGGGGTCGTTACGAGGAGGCCCTGGCGGACCTCGCCGCGGCCGTGAAGATCGAGCCACAGGAAAGGTACTCGCTCAACGCCGAAGCCTGGATCTGGGCCGCGGCCCCCGAACCCAAGGTCCGTGACGGCCGCCGCGCGGTCGAAGCCGCCAGCAGGTTATGCGCGATCACGGGATGGAACGACCCCGATGACCTCGAGATCCTGGCCGCGTCCTATGCCGAGTCGGCCGACTTCCCGGCCGCCGTGAAATGGCAGCGAAGAGCTATCGAGATCGCCCCCAAGGACGACCCCGGCGACGACCTCCGTCAGCATCGCCTGAAACTCTACGACGCTGGGAAGGCGTACCGCACGGCCCCCGAGCAGGAGTTCCTTCCCCCTCCCGAGCACGTGGCCATCTTCACCGCCACCACACATCCGCCCAACCAGGCCTAA
- the tuf gene encoding elongation factor Tu, which produces MAKETFSRTKPHVNVGTIGHIDHGKTTLTAALLAVLSARGQAKSKSYSDIAKGGTVRDATKTVTIAVSHVEYESEKRHYAHIDCPGHADYIKNMITGAAQMDGAILVVSAADGPMPQTREHILLARQVGVPALVVFLNKIDLVDDEELLELVELELREMLSHYKFPGDEIPIVRGSSRPALENPSDPTAAKPILDLVKAMDEYIPDPVREIDKPFLMPIEDVFSIKGRGTVGTGRVERGRVKVGDSIEIIGFGVKKPTTVTGVEMFQKTLDEGVAGDNVGVLLRGVEKDDLERGQVLCKPGSITPHTKFEAEVYVLSKEEGGRHTPFFKGYRPQFYIRTTDVTGSILNLLSEDGSEAEMCMPGDNIKMTVELGSPIAMEDALRFAIREGGKTVGAGVVTKILE; this is translated from the coding sequence ATGGCCAAGGAAACATTCAGCAGAACCAAGCCGCACGTCAACGTGGGCACGATCGGGCACATTGACCACGGCAAGACCACGCTGACCGCGGCCCTGCTGGCGGTCCTGTCGGCGCGTGGCCAGGCCAAGAGCAAGTCGTACTCCGACATCGCCAAGGGCGGAACGGTCCGCGACGCCACCAAAACGGTGACCATCGCGGTCTCGCACGTCGAGTACGAGAGCGAAAAGCGCCACTACGCCCACATCGACTGCCCGGGTCACGCCGATTATATCAAGAATATGATCACCGGCGCGGCTCAGATGGACGGCGCGATTCTGGTGGTCTCCGCGGCCGACGGCCCGATGCCCCAGACCCGCGAGCACATCCTCCTGGCCCGTCAGGTCGGCGTCCCGGCGCTGGTCGTCTTCCTCAACAAGATCGACCTGGTCGACGACGAGGAACTGCTGGAGCTGGTCGAGCTTGAGCTTCGCGAGATGCTCTCTCACTACAAGTTCCCCGGCGACGAGATCCCGATCGTCCGCGGCAGCAGCCGCCCGGCACTCGAGAACCCCAGCGACCCGACCGCGGCCAAGCCGATCCTCGACCTCGTCAAGGCGATGGACGAGTACATCCCCGACCCGGTCCGCGAGATCGACAAGCCGTTCCTGATGCCGATCGAAGACGTGTTCTCGATCAAGGGACGCGGCACCGTGGGCACCGGTCGCGTCGAGCGCGGCCGCGTCAAGGTCGGTGACTCGATCGAGATCATCGGCTTCGGCGTCAAGAAGCCGACCACCGTGACCGGCGTCGAGATGTTCCAGAAGACCCTCGACGAGGGCGTCGCCGGCGACAACGTCGGCGTTCTGCTCCGCGGCGTGGAAAAGGACGACCTGGAACGGGGCCAGGTGCTCTGCAAGCCGGGCTCGATCACACCCCACACCAAGTTCGAGGCGGAAGTTTACGTCTTGAGCAAGGAAGAAGGCGGACGCCACACCCCGTTCTTCAAGGGCTACCGTCCCCAGTTCTACATCCGCACCACCGACGTCACCGGCTCGATCCTCAACCTGCTGTCGGAAGACGGCAGCGAGGCCGAGATGTGCATGCCGGGCGACAACATCAAGATGACCGTCGAACTCGGCAGCCCGATCGCCATGGAAGACGCCCTCCGCTTCGCCATCCGTGAAGGCGGCAAGACGGTCGGCGCCGGCGTCGTGACCAAGATCCTCGAGTGA
- the rpmG gene encoding 50S ribosomal protein L33, producing the protein MREYVWLECTACGERNYRVQKETRGANRLELKKYCRRERLHTSHKESRKK; encoded by the coding sequence ATGCGTGAATACGTCTGGCTCGAGTGCACCGCCTGCGGCGAACGCAACTACCGCGTCCAGAAAGAGACCCGCGGCGCGAATCGGCTGGAGCTGAAGAAGTACTGCCGACGAGAGCGCCTGCATACGTCTCACAAAGAGTCGCGGAAGAAGTGA
- the secE gene encoding preprotein translocase subunit SecE produces MGKVKDEVSGQKPTKPLKGKPSGGAVSAISQFFLNLLNTALYKPMQGWHARLYTGVALGVIVAAGVWRLYEASLDYTPLWRLGIPATVALVLGWTVFRIVHYPPFAEFLIATEAEMNKVSWTSKEDLYRSTVVVLVAVLVMAVYLFVVDWFWLFILRNIGVLQFSGGGGFGSTS; encoded by the coding sequence ATGGGCAAAGTGAAAGACGAAGTCTCGGGGCAAAAGCCGACGAAGCCCCTCAAAGGGAAGCCGAGCGGGGGGGCCGTCAGCGCTATTTCCCAGTTCTTCCTGAATCTTTTGAACACCGCTCTCTACAAGCCGATGCAGGGCTGGCACGCCCGCTTGTACACAGGGGTGGCCCTCGGCGTGATCGTCGCGGCCGGCGTCTGGCGGCTCTATGAAGCCTCCCTCGACTATACGCCGCTCTGGCGGCTGGGCATCCCCGCGACCGTGGCTCTGGTGCTGGGCTGGACCGTCTTCCGGATCGTCCACTACCCGCCGTTCGCCGAGTTCCTCATCGCCACCGAAGCCGAGATGAACAAGGTCTCGTGGACGTCCAAGGAAGACCTCTACCGATCGACGGTCGTCGTCCTGGTCGCGGTCCTCGTCATGGCGGTCTACCTGTTCGTCGTCGACTGGTTCTGGCTGTTCATCCTGCGAAACATCGGCGTGCTCCAGTTCAGCGGCGGAGGAGGGTTCGGTTCGACGTCGTAA
- the nusG gene encoding transcription termination/antitermination protein NusG, giving the protein MSDLTQEFDDSPPGSDASDSVSTDGGLAPVDQVVHVEEETPDGGSGKSAARASKAAAHKPEPEPPAVDSGVEPPEPPAVDDPDDDEPPPELVWYVLKVQSSREDTIAAALQRRVKIQALERFFGKNPDGSPRIVVPTEKITEIRNNKKRIVERKTYPGYIMVHMELNEKTWFLVRETPGVGDFVGAHGTPTKMTDAEVNQMLHQEEEKTTAESPKVRIDVERGDRVKIKDGPFENFEGTVEEVIEGRGLVKVMLIIFNRPTPVDLEYWQLERI; this is encoded by the coding sequence ATGAGTGACCTGACGCAAGAGTTTGACGATTCGCCCCCGGGTTCCGACGCGTCCGACTCCGTTTCGACGGATGGCGGTCTTGCGCCGGTCGACCAGGTCGTGCACGTGGAAGAGGAGACGCCCGACGGCGGCAGCGGCAAGTCGGCCGCCCGCGCGTCGAAGGCGGCTGCTCACAAACCGGAGCCCGAACCGCCCGCGGTCGACTCCGGCGTCGAGCCCCCCGAACCGCCCGCGGTCGACGACCCGGACGACGACGAGCCCCCGCCGGAACTGGTCTGGTACGTCCTCAAGGTGCAAAGCTCGCGGGAAGACACGATCGCCGCGGCGCTCCAGCGCCGGGTCAAGATCCAGGCGCTCGAGCGGTTCTTCGGCAAGAACCCCGACGGCAGCCCCCGGATCGTCGTCCCCACCGAGAAGATCACCGAGATCCGCAACAACAAAAAGCGGATCGTCGAGCGCAAGACGTACCCCGGCTACATCATGGTTCACATGGAGTTGAACGAGAAGACCTGGTTCCTGGTCCGCGAGACCCCGGGCGTGGGAGACTTCGTGGGGGCGCACGGCACCCCCACCAAGATGACCGACGCCGAAGTAAACCAGATGCTTCATCAAGAAGAAGAGAAGACGACCGCCGAGAGCCCGAAGGTCCGCATCGACGTCGAACGGGGCGATCGGGTCAAGATCAAGGACGGCCCCTTCGAGAACTTCGAAGGGACCGTCGAAGAGGTCATCGAGGGCCGCGGCCTGGTGAAGGTGATGCTGATCATCTTCAACCGGCCCACCCCGGTCGACCTCGAATACTGGCAGCTCGAGCGGATCTGA
- the rplK gene encoding 50S ribosomal protein L11 yields MAKVMTAKVKLQCPGGQATPAPPVGPALGQHGVNIGQFVMQFNERTKDMKGTTIPIEITIYSDRTFEFITKSPPAAVLLKQAAGIAAGSAVPNKTKVGTVTAEQVKKIAETKFADLNARDIDHACRVIAGTARSMGVEIKG; encoded by the coding sequence ATGGCCAAGGTGATGACGGCGAAGGTCAAGCTCCAGTGTCCCGGGGGACAGGCGACCCCCGCGCCTCCGGTCGGGCCCGCGCTCGGTCAGCACGGCGTGAACATCGGTCAGTTCGTGATGCAATTCAACGAACGGACCAAGGACATGAAGGGGACCACGATCCCCATCGAAATCACGATCTATTCGGACCGCACGTTCGAATTCATCACCAAGAGCCCGCCGGCCGCCGTGCTGCTGAAGCAGGCTGCGGGGATCGCCGCGGGTTCCGCCGTGCCCAACAAGACCAAGGTCGGCACGGTGACCGCCGAGCAGGTGAAGAAGATCGCCGAGACCAAGTTCGCCGATCTCAACGCCCGCGACATCGACCACGCGTGCCGCGTTATCGCCGGCACGGCCCGGAGCATGGGCGTCGAAATCAAGGGTTGA
- the rplA gene encoding 50S ribosomal protein L1 codes for MPYHSKRFRALSSKVKIAVPVPLPEAVKLLKGFNTTKFNQTVEVSTHLGIDPRQSDQNVRGSVALPHGIGKNVRVAVFAQGDNAEKARNAGADIVGADDLAQQIKGGVMDFDVALATPDMMGVVGPLGRVLGPRGLMPSPRSGTVTTDIVSAVKEFKAGKIEFRNDKGGNVAVPVGKINFTEDQLIENITAFLAFLRTLKPASSKGTYIQTVTISATMSPGVRVSA; via the coding sequence TTGCCATATCATTCGAAGCGCTTTCGCGCGTTGAGCTCCAAGGTGAAGATCGCGGTCCCGGTGCCGTTGCCGGAAGCCGTGAAGCTCCTGAAGGGGTTCAACACGACGAAATTCAATCAGACGGTCGAGGTTTCGACCCACCTGGGCATCGACCCCCGGCAGAGCGATCAGAACGTGCGCGGGTCGGTGGCCTTGCCGCACGGCATCGGCAAGAACGTCCGGGTGGCGGTGTTCGCCCAGGGCGACAACGCCGAGAAGGCGCGGAACGCCGGTGCCGACATCGTTGGCGCCGACGACCTGGCCCAGCAGATCAAGGGGGGCGTGATGGATTTCGACGTCGCCCTGGCCACGCCTGACATGATGGGCGTCGTCGGTCCGCTCGGTCGCGTGCTCGGCCCTCGCGGCCTGATGCCGTCGCCTCGCTCGGGCACCGTGACGACCGACATCGTCTCGGCGGTCAAGGAGTTCAAGGCGGGTAAGATCGAGTTCCGCAACGACAAGGGGGGCAACGTCGCGGTTCCCGTCGGCAAGATCAACTTCACGGAAGATCAGCTGATCGAGAACATCACCGCGTTCCTCGCCTTCTTGCGGACGCTCAAGCCGGCCTCCTCCAAGGGGACGTACATCCAGACGGTCACCATCTCGGCCACCATGAGCCCCGGCGTCCGGGTTTCCGCGTGA
- the rplJ gene encoding 50S ribosomal protein L10, with translation MSKYVKELMMDQLRTDLADSRSMLILDFKGLDAVSEHQFRSDLRKKSIRVRTLKNTLARRIFTEIGVDGLSRYLEGPSVLVWGGAGVAELAKEISGQVKKLKKPAIKGGAVDGVVIGPEQVEDITKLPSREALIGRVAAMAIAPAQRVIALANAPIGSLASQLQTISEGASADGDGGEEPAATPEAEGEAPAATTEAGS, from the coding sequence ATGAGTAAATACGTAAAAGAACTGATGATGGATCAGCTTCGGACGGACCTGGCCGACAGCCGGTCGATGCTGATCCTCGACTTCAAGGGACTGGACGCCGTCAGCGAGCACCAGTTCCGCAGCGACTTGCGAAAGAAGTCGATCCGCGTCCGGACGTTGAAGAACACGTTGGCGCGTCGGATCTTCACCGAGATCGGCGTCGACGGGCTTTCGAGGTACCTCGAAGGGCCTTCGGTCCTGGTCTGGGGAGGGGCGGGCGTCGCCGAGCTGGCCAAGGAGATTTCCGGCCAGGTCAAGAAGCTCAAGAAGCCCGCGATCAAGGGGGGCGCCGTCGACGGCGTGGTGATCGGCCCCGAGCAGGTCGAGGACATCACCAAGCTCCCCAGCCGCGAGGCGTTGATCGGACGCGTCGCCGCGATGGCCATCGCCCCCGCGCAGCGGGTGATCGCCCTGGCCAACGCCCCGATCGGCAGCCTGGCGAGCCAGCTTCAAACGATTTCCGAGGGGGCCTCGGCCGATGGGGACGGGGGCGAAGAGCCCGCCGCCACGCCTGAAGCCGAGGGCGAAGCGCCCGCCGCGACGACCGAAGCGGGGTCCTGA
- the rplL gene encoding 50S ribosomal protein L7/L12 yields the protein MSTAEAPSFADNIKTLGESIVSLTVLEAKALGDYLEVVHGIKPAAAAVAAAPAAAAAPTEAAAPQTEFDVSLEAIGANKINVIKIVRAATGLGLKEAKDLVEAAPKAIKTGIAKDDAEKLKKELEEAGATVKIK from the coding sequence ATGTCCACCGCTGAAGCCCCCTCGTTCGCCGACAACATCAAGACCCTCGGCGAGTCGATCGTCAGCCTGACCGTCCTCGAAGCCAAGGCCCTGGGCGACTACCTTGAGGTGGTCCACGGGATCAAGCCGGCCGCCGCCGCCGTGGCCGCCGCTCCGGCCGCCGCCGCCGCCCCGACCGAGGCCGCCGCGCCGCAGACCGAGTTCGACGTCAGCCTCGAAGCCATCGGCGCCAACAAGATCAACGTCATCAAGATCGTCCGCGCCGCCACCGGCCTGGGCCTCAAGGAAGCCAAGGATCTCGTCGAGGCGGCTCCCAAGGCCATCAAGACCGGTATCGCCAAGGACGACGCCGAGAAGCTCAAGAAGGAGCTCGAGGAAGCCGGCGCCACGGTCAAGATCAAGTAA